From a region of the Deltaproteobacteria bacterium genome:
- a CDS encoding N-acetyl-gamma-glutamyl-phosphate reductase, whose protein sequence is MKIGIYGASGYTGQELLRLLVCHPDAELIFATSRRFAGQPIFTAYPSLIELTDLDFLDAGPEEVAQTVEVVFLALPHGTSMKIAPVFHRAGCIVIDLSADFRLHNLAVYEKWYGKHEAPDLISEAVYGIPELCRDQIRRSRFVANPGCYPTSVILGMAPLLDTDWIDRSSIIVDSKSGTSGAGREPQMGSLFCEVNEGLKAYKVGGQHRHIPEMEQILSQLSGEPVTISFTPHLLPVNRGILSTIYVDLLRSVTVDDLVEKYNKFYREENFVRIFPKGMFPNLLCIKGTNYCDIGLAVDGRTNRAIIVSAIDNLVKGAAGQAIQNMNLICDLPEEAGLTLVPLFP, encoded by the coding sequence ATGAAAATAGGGATATACGGAGCGAGCGGTTATACAGGGCAGGAACTGTTGCGTCTGCTTGTTTGTCATCCCGATGCGGAATTGATATTTGCCACCTCCCGCCGGTTTGCGGGCCAACCGATATTTACCGCCTACCCATCCCTCATTGAGCTGACGGATCTTGATTTTCTGGATGCGGGGCCGGAAGAAGTGGCGCAGACGGTGGAAGTCGTTTTTCTGGCTCTACCGCACGGGACATCCATGAAGATCGCTCCGGTCTTCCATCGTGCCGGATGCATCGTCATTGATCTCAGTGCCGATTTTCGCCTGCATAATCTGGCCGTGTACGAAAAGTGGTACGGAAAGCACGAGGCCCCCGACCTCATCTCCGAGGCCGTGTACGGGATTCCTGAATTATGTCGGGACCAGATCAGAAGATCCCGTTTTGTCGCAAATCCCGGCTGTTATCCGACAAGTGTTATCCTCGGCATGGCGCCGTTATTGGATACGGACTGGATTGATCGATCCTCCATTATTGTGGATTCAAAGTCCGGAACCAGCGGGGCAGGGCGAGAACCCCAGATGGGGAGCCTTTTTTGTGAAGTGAACGAAGGACTCAAAGCCTATAAAGTCGGAGGGCAGCACCGTCACATTCCAGAGATGGAACAAATCCTCTCGCAACTTTCCGGGGAGCCGGTTACAATTTCATTTACCCCCCATCTGTTGCCCGTTAATCGGGGAATCTTGAGTACGATTTATGTGGATCTGCTCCGCTCCGTGACTGTTGACGATCTCGTGGAAAAATACAATAAGTTTTACCGGGAAGAAAACTTTGTCCGCATATTCCCTAAAGGCATGTTTCCTAATCTTCTGTGTATCAAGGGAACAAATTATTGCGACATCGGTCTTGCCGTTGATGGGAGAACGAACAGGGCGATCATCGTTTCGGCGATCGACAATCTGGTCAAGGGCGCAGCGGGCCAGGC
- the rpsI gene encoding 30S ribosomal protein S9 has translation MEIRIMEKRFYATGKRKTAIARIYMKEGAGAITVNKRAFDDYFTRDSLKMLIQQPLDAVGKRGQFDFFINVRGGGMAGQAGAVKHGISKVLVEYDQEMRTTLKKIGFLTRDSRIKERKKYGQPGARKRFQFSKR, from the coding sequence ATGGAGATACGGATAATGGAAAAACGCTTCTATGCGACGGGAAAAAGGAAAACAGCCATAGCCAGAATATATATGAAAGAAGGCGCGGGAGCGATCACGGTCAACAAACGTGCATTTGACGATTATTTTACGCGGGATAGCCTGAAGATGCTCATTCAACAACCCCTTGATGCGGTTGGAAAACGCGGACAGTTTGATTTTTTCATTAATGTTCGCGGCGGCGGCATGGCCGGTCAGGCAGGTGCCGTCAAACACGGCATTTCCAAGGTTCTCGTGGAATACGATCAGGAGATGCGCACCACTCTGAAGAAGATCGGTTTCCTGACCCGGGATTCGCGGATCAAGGAAAGAAAGAAATATGGTCAGCCCGGGGCGCGGAAACGCTTCCAGTTCTCGAAACGTTAA
- the rplM gene encoding 50S ribosomal protein L13 has protein sequence MTTYNAKKGEIQRGWFLVDAEGQVLGRLATEIAARLKGKHKPVYTPHVDTGDFIVVVNAGKVVLTGNKLKDKIYYHHTGYPGGIKSISAGKLLQEKPEEVLRKAVRGMLPKNTLGRAMLKKLKIYAGSDHNHAAQCPKVISFG, from the coding sequence ATGACTACATACAATGCAAAAAAAGGTGAAATCCAAAGGGGTTGGTTTCTTGTCGATGCGGAGGGTCAGGTGCTGGGCAGGCTGGCAACGGAGATAGCCGCGCGACTGAAGGGGAAGCACAAGCCCGTCTATACGCCTCACGTGGATACAGGGGACTTCATTGTCGTCGTCAATGCCGGCAAAGTGGTTCTCACAGGCAACAAATTGAAAGACAAGATTTACTATCATCATACCGGTTATCCGGGAGGTATTAAATCGATATCTGCGGGGAAGCTACTTCAGGAAAAACCCGAAGAGGTACTACGAAAAGCTGTCAGGGGGATGCTGCCTAAAAATACACTGGGGCGGGCCATGCTGAAAAAGCTTAAAATCTACGCGGGCAGCGACCATAATCATGCTGCCCAGTGTCCCAAAGTCATTTCCTTTGGTTGA
- a CDS encoding glycosyltransferase gives MNDKTTVLLLSPEIGRLPQDMGTLARFISGKSGGMGEVVAALCEGLRERGIDFHLGTLNLKKRFKEECGLNEEQWRDIRYKIDPDRIHLVNASFIANLMSAYSGNPLLNAATFQKQMVQHFIKTIRAKSGGKLIIHSHDWMAGGAITAYAKATGCPVLHTIHNVHTGHIPLDMLFGVDIDLLHDFFYMSNEHGQQTIDCQATAIKNASLINFVGVQFMYEILEDYFLDRTVLSPAVRQEIKVKYNHGATLAILNAPSRLMYPEVCPFLVRNYGPDDDVFAAKRKNLVAFQQRTGLIVNPEAILFYWPSRLDPSQKGVELLEDVALRFVIENGDAQIAIVGDGVGRDRTHEAILGRIAMASGGKIAYHHFEESLSMLGYAAANDVFGASLYEPCGQIDQIGNLFGATATNRDTGGYHDKIHELRLDSEESDLGAGNGFLFRDYDSGGLSHALSKSIRFHRHPARLRERHIKHIMRETRNLYNLSKMIGEYVAVYERLNGNKSLA, from the coding sequence ATGAATGACAAGACCACCGTACTGCTTCTAAGCCCGGAAATAGGCAGATTGCCGCAGGATATGGGAACGCTCGCACGGTTTATTTCTGGGAAAAGCGGTGGCATGGGAGAGGTCGTGGCGGCGTTGTGTGAGGGCCTTCGGGAACGGGGCATTGACTTCCATCTGGGAACACTGAACTTAAAAAAACGCTTCAAGGAAGAATGCGGGTTAAATGAAGAACAATGGCGTGATATCCGTTATAAAATCGATCCGGACCGGATCCATCTGGTCAACGCCTCTTTCATTGCCAATTTAATGAGTGCCTACTCGGGAAATCCCCTGTTAAATGCGGCGACATTCCAAAAACAGATGGTCCAGCACTTCATCAAGACCATCAGGGCGAAAAGTGGTGGGAAGCTTATCATTCACAGTCACGACTGGATGGCGGGTGGCGCCATTACCGCCTATGCCAAGGCAACGGGCTGCCCGGTCCTCCATACCATTCACAATGTTCATACAGGTCACATTCCCCTGGACATGCTCTTCGGCGTCGATATCGATCTTCTCCACGACTTTTTTTATATGTCCAATGAACATGGACAGCAAACGATCGACTGTCAGGCGACGGCCATCAAAAACGCGAGCCTGATCAATTTCGTCGGTGTTCAGTTCATGTATGAAATCCTGGAAGATTATTTTCTCGATCGCACCGTTCTTTCCCCGGCCGTGCGTCAGGAAATCAAGGTCAAATACAACCATGGGGCCACTTTGGCCATCCTCAACGCGCCATCACGACTGATGTATCCGGAGGTCTGTCCTTTTCTGGTGAGGAATTACGGACCTGATGATGACGTGTTTGCCGCCAAGAGGAAAAATCTGGTCGCGTTCCAGCAGCGAACCGGGCTGATCGTCAACCCCGAGGCCATTCTTTTCTATTGGCCTTCACGGCTTGATCCAAGCCAAAAAGGAGTGGAGCTCCTGGAGGATGTCGCCCTGCGCTTCGTGATCGAGAACGGGGATGCTCAAATTGCCATTGTCGGGGACGGGGTGGGGAGGGACAGAACACATGAGGCAATTCTTGGACGAATCGCCATGGCATCGGGGGGCAAGATAGCTTACCATCATTTTGAAGAATCACTGTCCATGCTCGGGTATGCTGCGGCCAACGACGTCTTTGGAGCGTCGCTTTATGAACCATGCGGTCAGATAGATCAGATAGGCAATCTTTTTGGTGCCACGGCGACGAACCGTGACACCGGGGGTTATCACGATAAAATTCACGAATTAAGGCTCGACAGCGAGGAGTCGGATCTTGGGGCGGGAAATGGTTTTCTTTTTCGGGATTACGATTCCGGGGGACTCTCCCATGCCCTGTCGAAGAGCATACGCTTTCACCGGCATCCCGCCAGGCTCCGGGAACGTCACATCAAGCATATCATGAGAGAAACCAGGAATCTGTACAATCTCTCCAAGATGATAGGTGAATACGTAGCCGTCTATGAACGTCTCAATGGTAACAAGTCCCTGGCCTGA
- a CDS encoding PAS domain S-box protein, whose product MRTGIMRDEKKTKAQLIRELQEAKSLLAEALASGQSHQKSDFLQILVDTIPISIFYKDTNGIYLGCNRAYETFLGMGKEAIVGKTLHEIFPSDLADKYTEMDTNLFHDPGEQVYEWQISDADGRLRDVIFSKATFYDERGVLAGLVGVMVDITERKKAEKNLAEAEERYRSIVENAVEGIFQSSPGGRILKVNPAHARMFGYETPQEMIDAIDDIGQGHYVHSEDRDKFRNICDTEGFIHGFEVGFNTKNKEVIWVSLNARAVRNTAGNILYYEGFSQDITTRVLAEKALRDSERLLSEIIDFLPDPTYAIDRSGRVLVWNKAIEDMTGVKAADMVGQGDHAYAVPFYGLPRPMLIDLLFKPDDAVEGLYDEFIREGDVILAESRGVFAGNLRVLWGKAAFLYDTAGEIVGGIESIRDITERRMTEEQLKQRGRELLTKTITLEEINVALKVLLDQREKDKSDMEDDITLNVQKLVKPYIEKLRNSSLPPREAAYIRILEMSLNDIVSPFANKLTTKLGALTPKEIEIAKLVKEGKTTKEIAELLGSSIRAIEFHRHNIRRKLDLKKTNKNLRSYLMSLTS is encoded by the coding sequence ATGAGGACGGGAATCATGCGGGATGAAAAGAAAACGAAAGCCCAGTTGATCAGGGAATTGCAAGAGGCAAAGAGCCTGTTGGCCGAAGCACTGGCTTCAGGGCAATCTCATCAGAAGTCCGATTTTTTACAAATTCTCGTCGATACAATCCCCATTTCGATTTTCTACAAAGACACCAACGGGATCTATCTGGGCTGCAACAGGGCGTACGAAACCTTTCTTGGGATGGGAAAAGAGGCGATTGTCGGCAAAACCCTTCATGAGATCTTTCCATCGGATTTGGCGGATAAATACACGGAGATGGATACAAACCTGTTCCATGATCCAGGAGAGCAGGTTTATGAATGGCAGATATCTGATGCCGACGGCAGGCTGCGGGATGTCATTTTCAGCAAGGCGACCTTCTATGATGAGCGAGGTGTTCTGGCCGGACTTGTTGGGGTCATGGTTGACATCACGGAGCGGAAAAAAGCCGAAAAAAACCTGGCGGAGGCGGAGGAACGATATCGCAGTATCGTTGAAAATGCCGTAGAGGGTATTTTTCAGTCTTCGCCGGGGGGACGTATCCTCAAGGTTAATCCGGCCCATGCCCGCATGTTTGGATACGAGACTCCGCAGGAGATGATCGACGCCATTGACGATATCGGACAGGGACATTATGTTCATTCTGAAGATCGTGATAAATTTCGGAATATTTGCGATACGGAAGGCTTTATTCACGGTTTCGAAGTGGGGTTTAATACCAAAAACAAAGAGGTGATATGGGTTTCTTTAAATGCGCGGGCCGTCAGGAACACCGCTGGCAATATTCTCTATTATGAGGGTTTTTCGCAAGATATTACCACACGGGTTTTAGCCGAAAAGGCCCTCAGGGATTCAGAACGCCTGCTGTCAGAAATCATCGACTTTTTGCCTGATCCCACTTATGCCATCGATCGGTCGGGCCGTGTTTTGGTCTGGAATAAAGCCATCGAAGACATGACCGGGGTGAAGGCGGCCGATATGGTCGGACAGGGCGACCACGCGTATGCCGTCCCTTTTTATGGTTTGCCGCGGCCCATGTTGATTGATCTGCTGTTCAAACCGGACGATGCCGTTGAAGGTCTGTATGACGAATTTATAAGAGAAGGTGACGTCATCCTGGCGGAAAGCAGAGGCGTGTTTGCCGGAAATCTCCGTGTTCTGTGGGGCAAGGCCGCTTTTCTCTACGATACTGCAGGGGAGATTGTCGGAGGGATTGAATCCATTCGTGATATTACGGAGCGGAGGATGACGGAGGAACAATTAAAACAGAGGGGGCGGGAATTGCTTACAAAAACAATCACTCTCGAAGAAATAAACGTTGCCCTGAAAGTCCTCCTCGATCAACGGGAAAAGGATAAAAGCGATATGGAAGATGACATCACCCTGAACGTGCAAAAACTGGTGAAACCCTACATCGAAAAGCTCAGGAACTCCTCACTTCCTCCCAGGGAAGCGGCTTATATCAGAATTCTGGAAATGTCTCTGAATGATATCGTTTCTCCTTTTGCCAACAAGTTAACAACGAAACTGGGCGCGTTAACGCCGAAAGAGATTGAGATTGCCAAACTTGTAAAGGAAGGCAAAACAACTAAGGAAATCGCAGAACTGCTCGGCAGTTCGATTCGTGCCATCGAGTTTCACCGGCACAATATCCGCAGAAAGCTGGATTTGAAAAAAACCAACAAGAACCTGAGATCTTACCTGATGTCCCTGACATCGTAG
- the gcvT gene encoding glycine cleavage system aminomethyltransferase GcvT, with protein MVCTKPTTSASTTQGDTVKPVKKTPLHERHLALGATMIDFAGWTMPVYYTGIIEEHKRTREGAGLFDICHMGEIDITGPGAFDFLQLILSRNLEGQQIGQLKLSVMTNERGGILDDLTFYLLGDQHYRLVTNAGSREKDLTWILKVKKEYGFTNISVTDRSNTIGKIDLQGPKAAAILQPHVPADLSTVKFYHFVFSNIAGIETLISRSGYTGEDGFEIYTEAGHVTVIWDLLLKTGTDHGLLPAGLGARDTLRLECGMMLYGSDIDEGSTPFEALYGWVVDLNKPFIGRDALQRQQVEGIGKKLIGFEMVDKGIARHGYRVLKEGQDVGVVTSGTFTPTLNRAIGLAYVPPSMKEPGTEIDIEIRNRPTRAQVVRLPFYRRPT; from the coding sequence CTGGTTTGCACAAAGCCCACAACCTCGGCATCGACCACACAAGGAGATACCGTCAAACCCGTGAAAAAAACTCCCCTTCATGAACGTCATCTCGCCCTGGGGGCGACCATGATCGACTTCGCCGGCTGGACCATGCCGGTCTATTACACGGGCATAATCGAGGAACACAAAAGAACCCGGGAAGGGGCCGGCCTGTTCGACATCTGCCACATGGGTGAAATCGATATCACCGGCCCGGGCGCTTTTGATTTTCTCCAGCTCATTCTGTCCAGAAATCTGGAGGGACAGCAGATCGGTCAGTTGAAACTCAGCGTCATGACAAACGAACGGGGAGGCATTCTGGACGACCTGACTTTTTATCTCTTGGGGGATCAGCACTACCGTCTTGTGACCAATGCCGGAAGCAGGGAAAAGGATCTGACCTGGATTCTGAAAGTCAAAAAAGAATACGGATTCACCAACATTTCGGTGACCGATCGTTCCAATACCATTGGCAAAATCGATCTCCAGGGGCCGAAAGCAGCGGCTATTTTACAGCCTCACGTTCCCGCTGATCTTTCAACGGTGAAGTTCTACCATTTCGTTTTCTCCAATATTGCCGGCATCGAGACCCTCATTTCACGAAGCGGCTATACCGGCGAAGACGGTTTTGAAATCTATACCGAAGCCGGCCACGTCACTGTAATATGGGATCTGCTGCTCAAAACCGGAACGGACCATGGTCTCCTTCCTGCCGGACTGGGCGCCCGGGACACCCTGCGACTTGAATGCGGCATGATGCTCTACGGAAGTGACATTGACGAGGGCAGCACCCCCTTCGAGGCGCTTTACGGCTGGGTCGTGGACCTGAACAAGCCCTTCATCGGTCGCGACGCCCTGCAACGCCAACAGGTTGAGGGCATCGGGAAAAAACTCATCGGCTTTGAAATGGTGGACAAGGGAATCGCCCGCCACGGCTACCGGGTTCTCAAGGAGGGACAAGATGTTGGTGTCGTCACCTCCGGCACCTTCACTCCAACACTTAACCGGGCTATCGGTCTTGCCTACGTGCCTCCGAGCATGAAGGAGCCCGGCACGGAAATCGATATCGAGATCCGGAACCGGCCGACCCGCGCCCAAGTGGTCAGACTTCCCTTTTACAGGCGTCCGACATAA
- the gcvH gene encoding glycine cleavage system protein GcvH, producing MTKSNPDDRRYTKEHEWALDNGDGTITMGITDHAQHLLTDIVYVELPDVGKKVKQMDPVAVIESVKSVSDIYSPVSGEVAAVNDVLQDKPELVNEDAFGVGWIVKITMSDPAELDSLMNAAAYTALTATGKDADH from the coding sequence ATGACCAAATCCAACCCGGACGACCGGCGTTACACAAAAGAACACGAGTGGGCCCTCGATAACGGGGACGGCACCATCACCATGGGCATCACCGACCACGCCCAGCATCTCTTGACGGACATCGTTTACGTGGAACTGCCGGATGTGGGAAAAAAGGTCAAACAGATGGATCCGGTCGCGGTCATCGAATCGGTAAAATCCGTCTCCGATATCTACTCCCCCGTGAGCGGTGAAGTTGCCGCCGTCAACGACGTTTTGCAGGACAAACCGGAGCTGGTCAACGAGGATGCCTTTGGCGTTGGCTGGATCGTCAAAATCACCATGTCCGATCCGGCGGAACTGGATAGCCTCATGAACGCGGCGGCTTACACTGCTCTGACCGCAACGGGAAAAGACGCGGACCATTAA
- a CDS encoding aminomethyl-transferring glycine dehydrogenase subunit GcvPB, giving the protein MDLIFEKSQPGRRASEIPDNDVPPVSLNEAIGEGFLREDVDLPEVSELDLVRHYTALSRRNFGVDLGFYPLGSCTMKYNPKITEEVAKLPGFTGLHPYAPETFCQGNLALMDELRSMLCELFGMADFALQPSAGAQGELTGIMICRKYFEKKGEKRNRLLIPDTAHGTNPASGALCGFETVTIPSGSDGGVDLNALESAMTEDAAGLMLTNPNTLGLFENNIVDVARIVHRRGGLLYCDGANANAFLGRTRPGDTGFDLIQINLHKTFSSPHGGGGPGSGPIGVGAKLTPFLPVPRIVRDGDRYTLREDYPDTIGRMKAFHGNFNVMVKAYTYLRLLGAAGLKQTSDMAVLNANYIKARLTPYYDLPYERTCMHECVFSGSRQAKGHGVHTLDIAKRILDYGFHPPTIYFPLIVPEAIMIEPTETESKETLDAFCDAMIAIAKEVRENPGLVRGAPYTTAVKRLDDVLAARKPNICWSE; this is encoded by the coding sequence ATGGATCTGATCTTCGAAAAAAGTCAACCCGGTCGCAGAGCCTCGGAAATTCCCGACAACGACGTCCCCCCGGTGTCTCTGAACGAGGCAATCGGCGAGGGATTCCTCCGGGAAGATGTCGATCTGCCGGAAGTGAGCGAACTAGACCTGGTTCGGCACTACACGGCCCTTTCCCGGCGGAATTTTGGCGTGGATCTGGGATTTTACCCCTTGGGTTCCTGTACCATGAAGTACAACCCCAAGATTACGGAGGAGGTGGCAAAACTACCCGGATTTACTGGGCTCCATCCGTACGCTCCGGAGACCTTCTGCCAAGGGAACCTTGCTCTCATGGATGAGCTCCGTTCGATGCTCTGCGAACTCTTCGGCATGGCCGATTTTGCCCTCCAGCCCTCCGCCGGGGCGCAGGGGGAGCTGACGGGCATCATGATCTGTCGCAAATATTTCGAGAAAAAGGGTGAAAAGCGGAACCGCCTCCTCATTCCCGACACCGCCCACGGCACCAACCCCGCATCCGGCGCCCTCTGCGGTTTTGAAACCGTAACCATCCCCTCCGGTTCGGACGGCGGAGTAGATCTGAATGCACTCGAGTCGGCCATGACGGAAGACGCGGCAGGCTTGATGCTGACCAATCCGAATACCCTGGGCCTTTTTGAAAATAACATCGTCGATGTGGCCCGAATCGTCCACAGACGGGGAGGACTCCTCTACTGCGATGGGGCCAATGCCAACGCCTTCCTCGGGAGAACCCGTCCCGGTGACACCGGTTTTGATCTGATCCAGATCAACCTCCACAAAACCTTTTCGTCCCCTCACGGCGGCGGGGGACCTGGCAGCGGTCCCATCGGGGTCGGCGCGAAACTGACGCCCTTCCTTCCTGTGCCCCGCATCGTCAGGGATGGCGACCGCTATACCCTGCGGGAAGACTATCCCGACACGATAGGCCGCATGAAGGCTTTCCACGGAAACTTCAACGTCATGGTGAAAGCCTACACCTACCTGCGCCTCCTCGGCGCAGCGGGCCTGAAGCAGACGAGCGACATGGCCGTCCTGAACGCTAATTACATCAAGGCGCGCCTGACTCCGTATTATGACCTCCCTTATGAACGGACGTGTATGCACGAATGTGTTTTTTCCGGAAGCCGCCAGGCCAAAGGCCACGGAGTCCACACCCTGGATATTGCCAAACGGATCCTGGACTACGGTTTTCATCCGCCGACGATCTATTTCCCCCTGATCGTGCCGGAAGCGATTATGATCGAACCCACAGAGACAGAGAGCAAAGAGACCCTGGACGCCTTCTGCGACGCCATGATCGCCATCGCGAAGGAGGTACGAGAAAATCCGGGTCTGGTCAGGGGGGCTCCGTATACAACAGCAGTCAAACGCCTGGATGATGTTCTGGCCGCACGGAAACCGAACATCTGCTGGTCTGAATAA
- the lipA gene encoding lipoyl synthase, giving the protein MTVAAPIVKKPPWLKTRLPQAGEMREISRLLSACRLYTICQEARCPNMAECFQSGTATFLILGDCCTRNCGYCNVRYGNPETVDTEEPERLVSAVGHLGLSYVVMTSVSRDDLSDGGASQFAHCIRRIGEAYPACTVEVLIPDFQGSFSALQTVMEAAPAVINHNMEVCESLFSTLRPAGNYRRSLELLQCVREHTQDIITKSGIMVGLGENKDQIIRLMEELRATGCQRLTIGQYLQPTRNHWPVRKYYHPDEFADFRQIALDMKFESVMAGPLVRSSYHAAGM; this is encoded by the coding sequence ATGACCGTTGCCGCTCCAATCGTGAAAAAACCACCGTGGCTGAAAACCCGTCTGCCACAGGCAGGTGAGATGAGGGAAATAAGCCGTCTGCTTTCCGCCTGCCGTCTTTATACGATCTGTCAGGAAGCACGCTGTCCCAACATGGCGGAATGTTTCCAGTCGGGAACGGCCACATTCCTTATCCTGGGAGATTGCTGCACCCGTAATTGCGGCTACTGCAACGTGCGTTACGGCAATCCGGAAACAGTGGACACGGAGGAACCGGAGCGTCTTGTCTCGGCCGTTGGACATCTTGGCCTTTCTTACGTTGTTATGACATCGGTCAGCCGGGATGATCTGTCGGACGGCGGCGCATCTCAGTTCGCGCATTGCATCCGGCGGATCGGGGAGGCCTATCCCGCCTGCACTGTCGAGGTATTGATTCCTGATTTCCAGGGTTCATTTTCGGCGCTTCAGACTGTTATGGAAGCAGCCCCAGCAGTGATCAACCACAACATGGAGGTCTGTGAAAGTCTTTTCAGTACATTGAGACCGGCAGGCAATTACCGCCGATCACTGGAACTCCTGCAGTGTGTACGTGAACACACCCAGGACATTATCACCAAAAGCGGCATTATGGTCGGTCTTGGCGAGAATAAGGACCAGATCATCCGGCTCATGGAAGAGCTACGGGCAACAGGCTGTCAGCGGTTGACCATCGGCCAGTATCTGCAACCGACACGAAACCACTGGCCGGTCCGAAAATACTATCATCCCGACGAATTCGCCGATTTCCGGCAGATTGCGCTGGACATGAAATTCGAATCCGTCATGGCGGGTCCCCTCGTCCGAAGTTCTTACCATGCGGCGGGTATGTGA
- the lpdA gene encoding dihydrolipoyl dehydrogenase encodes MSYDLIVIGAGPGGHATALEAAHLGRKVLIIENGEWGGTCTHRGCIPTKALLACSRRYLETESWKRLGITVENVRFDFSAARRHQRQMIQLSTLGIRKSLQDQGVTTLEGEAVIVAPGEVAVTDSLGKTVHAKGSNVVISWGSKASPLPHIPFSTRVINSDTLLQMDTLPKSLIAIGGGAIGVEFATFLAEVGTQVTLIECLAQILPYEDPDVADYLTGEMKKKGIEIHTATSVKEIVEAPGHVTLETHQGERTLQLSAEYVLVCTGRLPHLRETELKRLGIAYSSRGIGIDSRLETSVPGIYAVGDVTGGILLAHRAVAQGRSVVRSLFGESDTHYTDDAVPVVVYSHPPVARVGLTERRARELGINAEVRKKDYGANMIARTELLGRGFVKTIFHESRLIGAAIAGEQAPDLISSLSLAVGNKMTERELKNWIIPHPTLSELLGCHN; translated from the coding sequence ATGAGCTACGATCTGATCGTCATCGGCGCGGGTCCGGGAGGACATGCCACCGCTCTGGAGGCGGCGCACCTGGGCCGGAAGGTCCTGATCATCGAAAACGGAGAATGGGGGGGGACCTGCACGCACAGGGGCTGCATTCCCACAAAAGCCCTCTTGGCCTGCAGCCGTCGTTACCTGGAAACCGAGTCCTGGAAAAGGCTCGGAATCACCGTGGAAAATGTCCGGTTTGACTTCAGCGCCGCCCGGCGTCATCAGCGCCAAATGATCCAACTATCGACCCTGGGTATCCGTAAATCCCTTCAGGACCAGGGGGTTACAACCTTGGAAGGAGAGGCCGTGATTGTGGCACCCGGCGAAGTTGCCGTAACCGATTCACTGGGCAAAACGGTCCACGCGAAAGGGAGTAACGTGGTTATTTCCTGGGGATCCAAGGCCTCCCCTCTGCCGCATATCCCTTTCAGCACCCGTGTCATCAACTCGGACACCCTCCTGCAGATGGACACCCTGCCGAAAAGTCTGATCGCGATCGGCGGCGGCGCCATCGGCGTAGAATTTGCGACATTTTTGGCCGAGGTCGGAACGCAAGTAACCTTGATCGAATGTCTTGCACAGATCCTGCCTTACGAGGATCCCGACGTCGCTGACTACCTGACAGGGGAGATGAAAAAAAAGGGGATCGAAATTCATACGGCCACATCTGTCAAGGAGATCGTTGAAGCGCCTGGACATGTGACGTTGGAGACGCACCAAGGAGAGCGGACTTTGCAGCTTTCAGCAGAGTATGTCCTCGTCTGCACGGGCCGTCTCCCTCACCTGAGGGAGACGGAACTGAAACGATTGGGCATCGCCTACAGCAGCAGGGGGATAGGAATCGATTCTCGTCTGGAAACGTCTGTGCCGGGAATTTATGCCGTCGGCGATGTCACGGGGGGCATCCTGCTGGCTCACCGGGCCGTAGCCCAGGGAAGGTCCGTCGTTCGGAGCCTCTTCGGCGAATCAGACACACATTACACGGATGATGCCGTTCCCGTTGTCGTCTATTCACATCCTCCCGTGGCCCGGGTCGGCCTCACGGAGAGAAGAGCCCGTGAGCTGGGCATCAACGCCGAAGTCAGAAAAAAAGATTACGGTGCCAATATGATCGCACGGACCGAACTGCTTGGTAGGGGATTCGTCAAGACAATCTTTCACGAAAGCCGTCTCATCGGTGCCGCCATAGCCGGCGAACAGGCACCCGATCTCATTTCATCCCTGAGTCTCGCTGTGGGCAACAAAATGACCGAGCGTGAACTGAAAAACTGGATTATACCGCATCCAACACTTTCCGAGTTGCTTGGTTGTCACAACTAG